A DNA window from Macrobrachium rosenbergii isolate ZJJX-2024 chromosome 41, ASM4041242v1, whole genome shotgun sequence contains the following coding sequences:
- the LOC136826531 gene encoding skin secretory protein xP2-like, whose product MKLITLCILAATTCGYPQYTHPVPSNPLLSGEAVKSTGNVSPEPAAPSTGYLTPHGGSSSLSSGQGPASRPPVRHPVVTLPNVLAQVQQAALEHSASKSPAQAPAVVPGPVPVPAPSFAPEPSHAPASTFDQVHVPAEVDAPAPSFAPAHSPSPAPTFDQVHVPAEVAAPAPVPALGPSPVPVVFNSLNAAPAPSPVLFAAPAPVVTHVPGPALLHAPIHTVGPAFNTVPAQPHGLAQLHLIPAHSAAPFHTFPTHSGVQFHTIPHHPVQHIANVPTALQVISPQQHFPVQVSSGIGPVLLNQGGLHGLNTHAVGSPALLIIANDQGATNLQGGSAALSDSQGSSAAAAASAAAAASAAAGASAASSAASAASAAGGSSSQGDLEGFSLDHGPSSSAGAGASALGGGGADFSASLGTPSSPSSLYHTPTQ is encoded by the exons ATGAAGCTG ATTACGCTGTGTATCTTAGCTGCAACAACTTGTGGGTATCCCCAGTATACTCACCCTGTACCATCCAACCCTCTGTTGAGCGGAGAAGCCGTCAAATCTACAGGGAATGTCTCCCCAGAACCTGCTGCACCCAGCACTGGCTACTTGACTCCCCATGGGGGATCCAGTTCACTGTCAAGTGGTCAAGGACCAGCCTCTCGACCCCCAGTTAGACATCCAGTGGTCACACTGCCCAACGTTTTGGCTCAAGTCCAACAGGCAGCTCTGGAACACTCGGCTTCTAAGTCTCCAGCTCAAGCCCCTGCAGTTGTTCCAGGccctgttcctgttcctgctccAAGCTTTGCTCCAGAACCCAGTCATGCTCCTGCCTCTACTTTTGATCAGGTGCATGTTCCTGCTGAAGTAGATGCCCCTGCTCCAAGCTTTGCCCCAGCACACAGTCCATCTCCTGCCCCTACTTTTGATCAGGTGCATGTTCCTGCTGAAGTAGCTGCCCCTGCTCCAGTCCCGGCTCTCGGCCCTTCCCCAGTACCAGTTGTTTTTAATTCTCTGAATGCAGCTCCAGCTCCATCTCCAGTTCTGTTTGCAGCTCCTGCTCCTGTAGTAACACATGTTCCAGGTCCAGCCCTTCTTCATGCTCCAATTCACACCGTTGGCCCTGCATTCAATACAGTCCCAGCTCAACCTCATGGCTTGGCACAACTACATTTAATTCCAGCTCATTCTGCTGCTCCATTCCACACCTTTCCCACTCATTCTGGCGTCCAGTTCCACACAATTCCCCATCATCCAGTTCAACACATAGCTAATGTGCCTACTGCACTACAGGTCATTTCACCACAGCAGCACTTCCCTGTTCAGGTTTCAAGTGGTATTGGACCCGTTTTGTTGAATCAAGGTGGTCTCCACGGTCTTAATACACATGCAGTTGGTTCTCCTGCTCTTTTAATAATTGCTAATGACCAAGGGGCCACCAACTTGCAAGGTGGGTCTGCGGCGTTGTCTGATAGTCAGGGCTCTTCTGCAGCGGCTGCGGCAtcagcagcagctgcagcatcagcagcagctgGAGCATCAGCAGCATCatcagcagcatcagcagcatcaGCAGCTGGGGGAAGTAGCTCTCAGGGTGATCTTGAAGGATTTTCACTTGATCATGGTCCTTCCTCTTCTGCAGGGGCTGGTGCCTCTGCACTGGGAGGaggtggtgctgacttttcagcATCACTTGGTACTCCTTCCTCACCTTCATCTCTTTATCATACTCCCACACAGTAA
- the LOC136827013 gene encoding skin secretory protein xP2-like — protein sequence MKLILLSILLGVTYGLPQYTANVPANPFLSGQAAKAPAAPSTTYFTPRASSAPASPAPASPALASPAPASRASAPVSFPSVALPNVLAQVRQAAQAHSAANPALAPRVSPAPVPAPAPAPRVAPAPAPAPAPAPRVFPAPAPAPAPAPRVFPAPAPAPAPRVFPAPAPAPAPAPAPRVAPAPAPAPAPAPAPRVFPAPAPAPAPAPRVAPAPAPAPAPAPAPRVAPAPAPAPAPAPRVAPAPAPAPAPPAPRVAPAPAPAPAPAPHVAPAPAPAPALAPRVAPAPAPAPPLSPVPTSAPVQPVTPVQVPQPLSAPATPASRPVVLTPITAFAPVQPPASPFAPQFAQVPVLAPAPQVAPAPAPAPGPRFPPAFAPAPAPQLAPRVAPAPTPAPAPTPQFIPAPAFAPAPQVAPAPTPAPRIAPAPASAPAPTQQFISAPSFAPASQVAPAPTPAPRFPPASAPTPAPRVAPTPAPAPAPTPQFIPAPAFAPAPQVAPVPAPAPLVAPAPAPYSCSTCCSSTCSCPCSTIRSTTCLCSYSC from the coding sequence attttgttgAGCATCCTACTTGGGGTAACATATGGGTTACCTCAGTATACTGCCAATGTACCTGCCAACCCCTTCTTGAGTGGACAAGCAGCAAAAGCTCCCGCTGCACCAAGCACCACCTACTTTACGCCCCGTGCTAGCTCAGCTCCTGCTAGCCCAGCTCCCGCTAGCCCAGCTTTAGCTAGTCCGGCTCCAGCTAGCCGAGCTTCAGCCCCAGTTTCATTCCCATCTGTTGCACTGCCAAATGTTTTGGCTCAGGTTAGGCAAGCAGCTCAAGCACACTCAGCTGCCAACCCTGCTCTGGCTCCACGTGTTTCCCCGGCGCCTGTGCCTGCCCCTGCTCCTGCTCCACGTGTTGCTCCAGCACCTGCTCCTGCCCCTGCTCCTGCTCCACGTGTTTTCCCAGCACCTGCGCCTGCCCCTGCTCCCGCTCCACGTGTTTTCCCAGCACCTGCTCCAGCCCCTGCTCCACGTGTTTTCCCAGCACCTGCTCCTGCCCCTGCTCCAGCCCCTGCTCCGCGTGTTGCTCCAGCACCTGCTCCTGCCCCTGCTCCAGCCCCTGCTCCACGTGTTTTCCCAGCACCTGCCCCTGCTCCAGCCCCTGCTCCACGTGTTGCTCCGGCACCTGCTCCTGCTCCAGCCCCTGCTCCTGCTCCACGTGTTGCTCCTGCCCCTGCTCCAGCCCCTGCTCCTGCTCCACGTGTTGCTCCAGCACCTGCTCCTGCTCCAGCCCCCCCTGCTCCACGTGTTGCTCCTGCCCCTGCTCCAGCCCCTGCTCCTGCTCCACATGTTGCTCCTGCCCCTGCTCCAGCCCCTGCTCTTGCTCCACGTGTTGCTCCGGCACCTGCTCCAGCTCCACCTCTTTCTCCAGTACCCACTTCTGCTCCTGTACAACCAGTCACACCAGTTCAAGTTCCTCAGCCTTTGTCAGCACCTGCAACACCTGCCAGTCGTCCTGTTGTGCTGACACCCATTACAGCATTTGCTCCAGTTCAGCCACCTGCCTCACCATTTGCCCCTCAATTTGCCCAAGTACCTGTCCTTGCTCCTGCTCCACAAGTTGCTCCTGCCCCTGCTCCTGCTCCCGGTCCACGCTTTCCTCCAGCATTTGCCCCTGCTCCTGCTCCTCAATTGGCTCCACGTGTGGCTCCCGCACCCACCCCTGCCCCTGCCCCTACTCCACAATTTATCCCAGCACCTGCCTTTGCTCCTGCTCCTCAAGTCGCTCCAGCCCCTACTCCTGCTCCCCGTATAGCTCCAGCACCTGCCTCTGCTCCTGCCCCTACCCAACAATTCATTTCAGCACCTTCCTTTGCTCCTGCTTCTCAAGTTGCTCCAGCCCCTACTCCTGCTCCACGGTTTCCTCCAGCATCTGCCCCTACTCCTGCTCCACGTGTAGCTCCAACACCTGCCCCTGCTCCTGCCCCTACTCCACAATTCATTCCAGCACCTGCCTTTGCTCCTGCTCCTCAAGTTGCTCCAGTCCCTGCTCCTGCTCCACTAGTTGCTCCAGCACCTGCTCCCTACTCCTGCTCCACGTGTTGCTCCAGCACCTGCTCCTGCCCCTGCTCCACAATTCGTTCCACAACCTGCCTTTGTTCCTACTCTTGTTAA